One window of Chryseobacterium indologenes genomic DNA carries:
- a CDS encoding 5' nucleotidase, NT5C type — protein MTGKPEIESFPNGKKHVNEIGFFRTLPVMKGSREAIEYLNNKYDLYIVSAGMEFPNSLREKYDWLAEHFPFITWEQIVLCGSKKVVSGDVMIDDYPKNLDHFSGQRLIFTQPHNELIENETYERVHSWEEVMNIL, from the coding sequence GTGACAGGTAAACCTGAAATAGAATCATTTCCGAATGGGAAAAAGCACGTTAATGAAATAGGGTTTTTCAGAACGCTGCCTGTAATGAAAGGAAGTCGTGAAGCAATAGAATATCTGAATAATAAATACGATCTGTATATTGTCTCTGCAGGCATGGAATTTCCCAACAGCTTAAGAGAAAAATACGATTGGCTGGCAGAACATTTTCCATTCATCACCTGGGAGCAGATTGTTCTTTGTGGAAGCAAAAAAGTAGTTTCGGGAGATGTAATGATTGATGATTATCCAAAAAATCTGGATCATTTTTCAGGACAGAGATTGATTTTTACCCAGCCTCATAATGAACTGATAGAAAATGAAACTTACGAAAGAGTTCATTCTTGGGAAGAAGTTATGAATATCCTTTAG
- a CDS encoding ABC-F family ATP-binding cassette domain-containing protein produces MNYVSAENLTKSYGIKVLFENITFHINEGDKIAIVAKNGSGKSTLLKILMGKEIADSGAAIINKDIQVVLFDQEIDYDPKLSIEEFMMALDSEPILALKNYHLSLHSTDNDFIEKALADMEAHKAWDLENEMKQILSQLKITDLDAKMGTLSGGQIKRVALAKLLTETRAEHRHTLLIMDEPTNHLDVDMVEWLENYLNKAKITLLLVTHDRYFLDSVCDIIWEMEDRNLYVHNGSYATYLENKMIREENLNATIDKANNLYRKELEWMRRQPKARTTKSKSRIDAFYETEKVAKTDTRKDGLELDFEMKRLGNKILELKHIDKSFGSKVLLKDFSYQFQRGEKVGIIGKNGAGKSTLLNIIQGLEKADKGEIETGETISFGYFAQKGLTYKEDERVIDFIKEIAEFYPLANGRSLSASQFLRLFLFDDQTQYSPISKLSGGEKRRLHLMYILYQNPNFLIFDEPTNDLDLPTLTVLENFLQQFQGSLIIVSHDRYFMDRIVDHILAFEGDGKIRNFVGNFSEYREARSREEALEKNATVKPEPAKEAITVTETAPAAASKKRKLTFKEQKELETIEKEMPELEDQRSKILDQLNNEADYEKIAKLSSELETVSEKLENHEMRWLELQEIL; encoded by the coding sequence ATGAATTACGTTTCTGCAGAAAATCTTACCAAATCATACGGCATCAAAGTTTTATTTGAAAACATTACTTTTCATATCAATGAAGGGGATAAAATTGCTATTGTTGCCAAAAACGGAAGTGGAAAATCTACCCTTCTGAAAATATTAATGGGTAAAGAAATTGCAGACAGTGGAGCTGCGATCATCAATAAAGATATCCAGGTGGTATTATTTGACCAGGAAATTGATTACGATCCTAAACTCAGCATTGAAGAATTTATGATGGCGCTGGATTCGGAACCTATTCTTGCTCTTAAGAATTATCATCTATCACTTCATTCTACAGACAATGATTTTATTGAGAAAGCATTGGCTGATATGGAAGCTCACAAGGCTTGGGATCTTGAAAATGAAATGAAACAGATTCTTTCTCAGCTTAAGATTACTGATCTGGATGCCAAAATGGGAACGCTTTCGGGAGGTCAGATCAAACGTGTAGCACTGGCTAAACTTTTGACGGAAACAAGAGCCGAACACAGACATACGCTTCTTATCATGGATGAACCTACCAACCACCTTGATGTGGATATGGTAGAATGGCTTGAAAATTATCTGAATAAAGCAAAAATCACATTATTACTCGTAACCCACGACCGATATTTCCTTGACAGTGTTTGTGACATTATCTGGGAAATGGAAGATAGAAATCTGTATGTTCATAATGGTTCATACGCTACTTATCTTGAAAACAAAATGATTCGTGAGGAGAATCTTAATGCTACGATTGATAAGGCCAATAACCTTTACCGAAAGGAGCTGGAGTGGATGCGCAGACAGCCGAAAGCCAGAACTACAAAATCAAAGAGCAGAATTGATGCTTTCTACGAAACTGAAAAGGTTGCCAAAACTGACACCAGAAAGGATGGTTTGGAACTGGATTTTGAGATGAAGCGTCTGGGAAATAAAATTCTCGAACTTAAACATATTGATAAAAGTTTTGGATCAAAAGTTCTTCTAAAAGATTTCAGCTACCAGTTTCAACGTGGTGAAAAGGTTGGAATTATCGGGAAAAACGGTGCTGGAAAATCTACCCTGCTTAATATTATCCAAGGTTTGGAAAAAGCTGACAAGGGAGAAATTGAAACCGGAGAAACTATATCTTTCGGTTATTTCGCTCAGAAAGGGCTTACTTATAAAGAGGATGAGCGTGTGATTGATTTCATCAAGGAAATTGCAGAATTTTATCCTTTGGCCAATGGAAGAAGCCTGTCTGCATCGCAATTCTTAAGACTGTTCTTATTTGACGATCAGACCCAGTACTCTCCTATCTCCAAACTTTCAGGTGGGGAAAAGAGAAGGCTTCACCTGATGTATATTTTGTATCAGAATCCTAATTTCCTGATTTTTGATGAGCCTACGAATGACCTTGATCTTCCTACGCTAACGGTTCTTGAAAATTTCCTTCAGCAATTCCAGGGATCATTGATTATTGTTTCCCACGACCGATACTTCATGGACAGAATTGTAGATCATATCCTGGCTTTTGAAGGTGACGGAAAAATCAGAAATTTTGTAGGAAATTTCTCTGAATACCGAGAGGCAAGAAGCCGTGAAGAAGCATTGGAAAAAAATGCCACTGTAAAACCTGAGCCCGCTAAAGAAGCTATTACTGTAACAGAAACCGCTCCAGCTGCTGCCTCTAAAAAAAGAAAATTAACTTTTAAGGAACAAAAAGAGCTGGAAACGATAGAAAAGGAAATGCCGGAACTTGAAGACCAGCGTTCCAAAATTCTGGATCAGCTCAATAATGAAGCGGATTACGAAAAGATCGCCAAACTCTCTTCCGAACTGGAAACGGTTTCAGAAAAACTGGAGAACCATGAGATGAGATGGCTGGAGCTTCAGGAAATCCTTTAA
- a CDS encoding Gfo/Idh/MocA family oxidoreductase: MQLVKAGLCAFGMSGKVFHAPFLKEHPGFFISAVVERSKEESKEKYPEATIYRSVEEMLQQADVELVIINTPVQTHYEYAKKALEAGKNIIVEKPFTVNVAEAEELVQLAEEKGLFLSVYQNRRFDRDFLQVQKILNDKKIGNIKEAEIRFDRFRTTPSGKQHKESPDQVGAGTLHDLGAHLVDQAVQYFGYPEKLFADVFSMKGSEFANDYFEILLFYKDNLRVRLKSSVFSKEGHYAYTIHGDRGTFLQERTDNQENELVAGAIPEYGKEWTQPLKEADGILNFLNDDSETERILTSSEAGNYMDYYQQIYEHIVFGYALPSPGREVIQNMKIIDASLESAKEERVIKL; encoded by the coding sequence ATGCAATTGGTAAAAGCAGGGCTTTGTGCCTTTGGAATGAGCGGAAAAGTGTTCCATGCTCCTTTTTTAAAGGAACATCCGGGATTTTTTATATCTGCCGTAGTGGAAAGAAGTAAGGAAGAATCGAAGGAGAAGTACCCCGAAGCAACCATTTACCGTTCTGTGGAAGAAATGCTTCAGCAGGCAGATGTAGAATTGGTCATCATCAATACTCCGGTTCAGACCCATTATGAGTATGCAAAAAAAGCATTGGAAGCAGGAAAAAATATTATTGTAGAAAAACCTTTTACAGTCAATGTTGCTGAAGCAGAAGAGCTGGTACAATTGGCAGAAGAAAAAGGACTGTTCCTAAGTGTATATCAAAACAGAAGATTCGACCGTGATTTCTTACAGGTTCAGAAGATTTTAAATGATAAAAAAATAGGGAATATTAAAGAGGCTGAAATCCGCTTTGACAGATTCCGTACAACACCCAGCGGAAAACAGCATAAAGAAAGTCCGGATCAGGTAGGTGCAGGAACACTTCATGATCTGGGAGCACATCTTGTAGACCAGGCTGTACAGTATTTTGGATATCCTGAAAAACTTTTTGCAGATGTATTTTCTATGAAAGGAAGTGAGTTTGCTAACGATTACTTTGAAATCCTCTTATTCTATAAAGATAACCTGAGAGTAAGGCTGAAATCGTCTGTTTTCAGTAAAGAAGGACACTACGCCTATACTATTCACGGCGACAGAGGAACTTTCTTACAGGAAAGAACAGATAATCAGGAAAATGAATTGGTAGCAGGTGCCATTCCTGAATATGGTAAAGAATGGACCCAGCCATTGAAAGAGGCTGATGGAATTTTAAACTTCCTGAATGATGATTCTGAGACTGAAAGAATTCTGACGTCCAGTGAAGCTGGAAATTATATGGATTATTACCAGCAGATCTACGAGCACATTGTGTTTGGATATGCTTTACCATCTCCGGGAAGAGAAGTTATTCAGAATATGAAAATTATTGATGCTTCTCTGGAAAGTGCAAAAGAAGAAAGAGTAATTAAATTATAA
- a CDS encoding TonB-dependent siderophore receptor produces the protein MKRQLLSLGLLFIAVSASSQLKNVEADTIRTQTIEDINLHKTGNPNQARPLSTKSNLTVMENPQPIAIVTHEIIEQQQAKQLSDVLQNVNGLYITSSRGNSQDSFGGRGFILGNDNIFKNGSRINSGVFPEVSGLERVEVLKGANAMLFGNTAAGGVINMITKKPKFNFGGSVGLNGGSWNSYKPTVDIYGPLSKNVAFRINGAYEHAESFRDVVESEKYYFNPSFLFNLSDKSQLIVEADYLKNNFTPDFGIGSITEKDQSYRLNDAVSRNTFFGTDWQYQNVQQASTNVTFNHQFNERWSLNATASYQNYTKDYFSSERVQWIYDTKDATVDPNRLSWKRPFGRTYNEQNYTSAQVNINGEFNTGKINHKVLIGADADYSQADAYAYTVTAPRNLLYLDDPSTWGSIDMPNSTLSTRNRINTRRIGIYAQDFISITKQLKVIAGLRWSYIENMPTLTTRFTLNDKIEVANSSTSDNAFSPKVGLVYAPNENLSVFATYTNSFAANAGYTSDQFGTVNTNQSASDVQAQLNTLSKQSIKPSTVDQYEIGIKKNFWNNALAVNLTAYQIMYNNYYQTYWFASAPNGVPVNSTDTNLKEFAGNMRSRGVELDITGNPTENLSIIGGFSYNNSVYTDTPEKGYVENQRLVRTPATTANASVFYKFTNYVKGLKIGAGVYYIGDRIAGWNDSKSTNTSRNNVSRMFDLKDYTTVSVSVGYEWNKFSIQGKVGNLFDVVNYNVHENYSVNPITPRNYYFTLTYRL, from the coding sequence ATGAAAAGACAATTACTTTCTTTAGGTCTTCTATTTATTGCTGTTTCAGCAAGTTCACAGCTGAAAAACGTTGAAGCAGACACCATCAGAACTCAGACCATTGAGGATATCAATCTTCATAAAACAGGAAATCCAAACCAGGCAAGACCATTATCGACAAAATCAAATCTGACGGTAATGGAAAATCCACAGCCTATTGCTATTGTTACTCATGAAATCATTGAGCAGCAGCAGGCAAAACAGCTTAGTGATGTTCTTCAAAATGTAAATGGATTGTATATCACTTCATCCAGAGGAAATTCTCAGGACAGCTTTGGTGGACGTGGTTTCATTTTAGGAAATGATAACATCTTTAAGAATGGTTCAAGAATAAACAGTGGTGTTTTCCCTGAAGTAAGTGGTCTGGAAAGAGTAGAAGTTTTAAAGGGAGCGAATGCTATGCTTTTTGGTAATACAGCAGCTGGTGGTGTTATCAATATGATTACCAAAAAACCAAAATTTAATTTTGGGGGAAGCGTAGGATTAAACGGGGGAAGCTGGAATTCTTATAAACCAACAGTTGATATTTATGGACCTTTATCAAAAAATGTTGCATTCAGAATAAATGGTGCCTACGAGCATGCTGAAAGTTTCAGAGATGTTGTAGAATCAGAGAAATACTATTTCAATCCTTCATTCTTATTTAATTTAAGCGATAAATCTCAATTAATTGTTGAGGCAGATTATCTTAAAAATAATTTCACCCCGGATTTCGGAATTGGATCTATTACTGAAAAAGATCAAAGCTACAGATTAAATGATGCTGTTTCCAGAAACACATTCTTCGGAACTGACTGGCAATATCAAAATGTACAGCAAGCTTCTACGAACGTAACTTTTAATCATCAATTTAACGAAAGATGGTCTTTGAACGCTACGGCTTCTTATCAAAACTATACTAAAGATTATTTTTCTTCTGAAAGAGTACAATGGATATATGACACCAAAGATGCCACTGTAGATCCTAACAGATTATCATGGAAAAGACCTTTTGGCAGAACTTACAACGAACAAAATTATACTTCTGCACAAGTAAACATCAATGGTGAATTCAATACAGGAAAAATCAACCATAAAGTTTTAATTGGTGCTGATGCCGATTACAGCCAGGCAGATGCGTATGCTTATACTGTTACGGCTCCAAGAAATCTTCTGTATTTAGATGATCCATCAACGTGGGGAAGTATTGATATGCCGAATTCTACTCTTAGTACAAGAAACAGAATCAATACAAGAAGAATCGGGATCTATGCACAGGATTTTATCAGCATAACAAAACAACTAAAAGTAATTGCAGGGTTAAGATGGTCTTACATAGAAAATATGCCTACGCTGACCACTCGTTTTACATTAAATGACAAAATTGAAGTAGCCAATTCTTCAACATCTGACAATGCATTCTCTCCAAAAGTAGGTTTGGTGTATGCGCCAAATGAAAACCTTTCGGTGTTCGCAACGTATACGAATTCTTTTGCAGCAAATGCGGGGTATACTTCAGATCAATTTGGAACAGTAAATACCAATCAATCTGCTTCAGATGTTCAAGCTCAGTTAAACACTTTATCAAAACAAAGCATAAAGCCATCAACTGTTGATCAATATGAAATTGGTATTAAAAAGAATTTCTGGAACAATGCTTTAGCAGTTAACTTAACAGCTTACCAGATCATGTACAATAATTACTATCAAACGTATTGGTTTGCTTCTGCTCCGAACGGAGTACCGGTAAATTCCACAGATACCAATCTTAAAGAATTTGCAGGAAATATGAGAAGCCGTGGTGTGGAACTGGACATTACAGGAAATCCAACAGAAAACTTATCTATAATCGGAGGTTTTTCTTATAACAATTCCGTTTACACGGACACTCCTGAAAAAGGATATGTTGAAAACCAAAGATTGGTAAGGACTCCTGCTACAACAGCAAATGCTTCTGTTTTCTATAAATTTACAAACTATGTAAAAGGATTAAAAATTGGAGCTGGAGTTTATTACATCGGAGACAGAATCGCCGGATGGAATGATTCAAAATCTACAAACACAAGCAGAAATAATGTGAGCAGAATGTTTGATCTGAAAGACTACACAACCGTTTCTGTATCTGTAGGCTACGAATGGAATAAATTTTCTATCCAGGGGAAAGTGGGGAACCTGTTTGATGTCGTAAACTACAATGTTCATGAAAATTATTCAGTGAATCCTATCACACCTAGAAACTACTATTTCACACTAACATACAGACTCTAG
- a CDS encoding peroxiredoxin, translating into MSIKLGDTAPNFQAESSVGDINFYNYLGDSWGILFSHPADYTPVCTTELGYTAKLQSEFDARGTKVIALSVDGVEDHQNWVKDINQTQNTNVQFPIIADKDRKVSELYDFIHPNASATATVRSLLIIDPSKKVRLIITYPASTGRNFDEILRVLDSLQLVDNYRVATPVNWENGEDVIVLPTISTEEARKIFPKGVTEIKPYLRYTPQPNT; encoded by the coding sequence ATGTCAATCAAACTAGGAGATACAGCACCCAACTTTCAGGCAGAGTCATCAGTAGGAGATATCAATTTCTATAATTATCTGGGAGATTCTTGGGGGATTCTGTTTTCGCATCCTGCAGATTATACCCCGGTATGCACTACAGAGTTGGGATACACCGCAAAATTGCAGTCTGAATTTGATGCCAGAGGAACAAAAGTGATTGCTTTAAGTGTAGATGGAGTAGAAGATCATCAAAACTGGGTAAAAGATATTAATCAAACTCAGAATACCAATGTGCAGTTTCCTATTATTGCTGATAAAGACAGAAAAGTTTCGGAGCTGTATGATTTTATTCATCCCAATGCTTCTGCTACTGCGACTGTACGTTCTCTTTTGATTATTGACCCTTCCAAAAAAGTAAGACTGATTATTACCTATCCGGCCTCTACAGGAAGAAATTTTGACGAAATCCTTAGAGTGCTGGATTCTTTGCAGCTTGTGGATAACTATCGTGTGGCTACTCCTGTTAATTGGGAAAATGGAGAAGATGTAATTGTTCTGCCAACGATTTCTACAGAAGAAGCAAGGAAGATATTCCCAAAAGGGGTGACGGAAATAAAACCTTATTTACGATACACGCCACAACCCAATACATGA
- a CDS encoding mechanosensitive ion channel family protein yields the protein MEKTGLRYVDLVYKVLENWYVTFAELTPKLIVGILVFTFFLITSKYLSQAAVKIFHKFFPKSKKESSLVTLISVFRFLIMLMGTFIALEIMGFSGFLWKFIGSLGVAGVIAGVALKDLVSSIFSGMLIGIDKAYKVGDYITIGAHSGTVQEIGFLTTKLLTDDGKKAYIPNQVVFNAPFYNITASPQRRIILNFEIPADEDISKAQKGILDVIKNLDNVDKLDTIEVIFTDLKQGAFNLQVKFWIKVGANLAQVRSKAYLGIKERFDVDKVQLVTPTSISITSGENILPESHQDK from the coding sequence ATGGAGAAGACCGGACTCAGGTATGTAGATCTTGTTTATAAGGTATTGGAAAACTGGTATGTGACCTTTGCAGAGCTTACCCCAAAACTCATTGTCGGAATTTTAGTATTTACATTTTTCCTGATTACCAGTAAATATTTAAGCCAGGCAGCCGTAAAAATCTTCCATAAATTCTTCCCGAAGAGCAAAAAAGAAAGCTCATTAGTAACTTTAATCAGTGTATTCAGATTTCTGATCATGCTGATGGGAACCTTTATTGCGTTGGAAATAATGGGTTTCAGCGGTTTTCTTTGGAAATTTATCGGAAGCTTGGGAGTTGCCGGGGTTATTGCCGGGGTTGCGCTGAAAGATTTGGTTTCAAGTATTTTTTCAGGAATGCTGATCGGAATTGATAAAGCATACAAAGTAGGAGATTATATTACGATTGGAGCTCATTCAGGAACAGTACAGGAAATAGGATTTTTAACTACGAAACTTCTTACCGACGATGGAAAAAAGGCTTATATTCCTAATCAGGTAGTCTTCAATGCACCGTTTTATAATATTACGGCTTCACCACAGCGCAGGATTATTTTAAATTTTGAAATTCCTGCTGATGAAGATATCAGTAAAGCACAGAAAGGAATTCTGGATGTGATTAAAAACCTTGACAATGTGGATAAGCTAGACACCATAGAGGTGATCTTTACCGATCTGAAACAAGGCGCATTTAACCTGCAGGTGAAGTTCTGGATAAAAGTAGGTGCTAACCTGGCTCAGGTAAGAAGTAAGGCTTATTTAGGTATTAAAGAACGTTTTGATGTGGATAAAGTGCAGTTGGTAACGCCTACAAGCATCAGTATTACGAGTGGAGAGAATATTTTACCTGAAAGCCATCAGGATAAGTAA
- the sucC gene encoding ADP-forming succinate--CoA ligase subunit beta, which yields MNLHEYQSKEILSKYGVAIQRGFVANNVDEAVAAAEKLTAETGAQAWVVKAQIHAGGRGKGGGVKFSPNMDKLKENAQNIIGMQLVTPQTSAEGKKVHSVLIAEDVYYPGESETKEFYVSILLDRAEGKNTIVYSTEGGMDIEHVAEVTPHLIHNELIDPAIGLQGFQARKIAFNLGLEGNAFKEFVKFISSLYNAYTGIDASLFEINPVLKTSDNKIIAVDAKVTLDDNSLFRHKDLAELRDTREEDPMDVEAGEAGLNFVKLDGNVACMVNGAGLAMATMDIIKLSGGNPANFLDVGGTADAQRVQTAFGIILRDPNVKAILINIFGGIVRCDRVAQGVVDAYKAMGSLPVPLIVRLQGTNAVEAKKLIDESGLPVHSAITLEEAANKVKEVLA from the coding sequence ATGAATCTTCACGAGTATCAATCAAAAGAGATTTTATCAAAGTATGGAGTAGCTATCCAACGTGGTTTCGTTGCAAACAACGTAGATGAAGCTGTAGCAGCTGCTGAAAAATTGACTGCTGAAACCGGAGCACAGGCTTGGGTTGTAAAAGCGCAGATTCACGCAGGTGGTCGTGGTAAAGGTGGGGGTGTTAAGTTTTCTCCAAACATGGATAAACTTAAAGAGAACGCTCAGAATATCATCGGAATGCAGTTGGTAACTCCTCAAACTTCTGCTGAAGGTAAAAAAGTACACTCTGTTTTGATTGCAGAAGATGTTTATTATCCGGGAGAATCTGAAACTAAAGAATTTTATGTTTCTATTCTTTTAGATAGAGCTGAAGGAAAAAATACAATCGTATATTCTACTGAAGGGGGTATGGATATTGAGCACGTTGCTGAAGTAACTCCTCATTTGATCCACAACGAATTGATTGATCCAGCTATCGGTCTTCAAGGGTTCCAGGCTAGAAAAATTGCTTTCAACCTAGGCCTTGAAGGAAATGCGTTCAAAGAATTTGTGAAATTTATTTCATCTCTTTACAATGCGTATACAGGAATTGATGCTTCTCTTTTTGAAATCAACCCGGTATTAAAAACTTCTGATAACAAAATTATCGCTGTAGATGCTAAAGTAACTTTAGATGACAACTCATTGTTCCGTCACAAAGACTTAGCTGAACTTAGAGATACAAGAGAAGAAGATCCAATGGATGTAGAAGCTGGTGAAGCGGGGCTTAACTTCGTAAAACTGGATGGTAACGTTGCTTGTATGGTAAACGGAGCTGGTCTTGCAATGGCAACTATGGATATCATCAAATTATCAGGTGGTAACCCTGCTAACTTCCTTGACGTGGGTGGTACTGCTGATGCTCAGAGAGTACAGACTGCTTTCGGAATTATCTTAAGAGATCCAAACGTAAAAGCTATTTTGATCAACATCTTCGGAGGTATCGTAAGATGTGACAGAGTTGCTCAGGGGGTTGTAGATGCTTACAAAGCTATGGGTAGCCTTCCGGTTCCATTGATCGTAAGATTACAGGGAACTAACGCTGTAGAAGCTAAAAAATTAATTGACGAGTCTGGTCTTCCGGTACACTCTGCAATTACTTTAGAAGAAGCTGCAAACAAAGTAAAAGAAGTTTTAGCGTAA
- a CDS encoding DUF423 domain-containing protein — translation MKTITLVFGAVYGMVSVILGAFGAHALKKILAVERLESFETGVRYQMYAAFFLLIIGYILKFETSAERWTSILMIAGTLLFSVSIYFLSMQDYLGMNLKFLGPITPLGGLMMILSWGMLIFYFAKNRI, via the coding sequence ATGAAAACAATTACTTTAGTTTTTGGAGCGGTTTACGGAATGGTGTCTGTGATCCTGGGTGCATTCGGAGCGCATGCTTTAAAGAAAATATTAGCTGTGGAAAGGCTGGAAAGCTTTGAAACAGGAGTAAGGTATCAGATGTATGCGGCATTTTTCCTGCTGATCATCGGATATATCTTAAAATTTGAAACTTCTGCTGAGAGATGGACTTCCATTTTAATGATTGCAGGAACCTTATTATTCTCAGTGAGTATCTATTTCCTGAGTATGCAGGATTATTTGGGAATGAATCTTAAATTTTTAGGACCTATCACTCCGCTTGGAGGTTTAATGATGATTTTAAGCTGGGGAATGCTTATCTTTTATTTTGCCAAAAATAGAATTTAA